Proteins encoded within one genomic window of Bacillus thuringiensis:
- a CDS encoding cytochrome d ubiquinol oxidase subunit II produces MHEESIAIIILWALIFVYSILGSIDFGAGFWGMVYAKHPTLAAKLANRYLSPTWEVTNTFLVFVVVAFLGFFPKAAFTLATVMFVPVMLILILVAIRSTFMVFAYSLPKYQHLLRIISGITGLLIPALLITVLPVTEGAYITMSEGKEVLLYGKLLSSPVIYCYMLFGLTSELFLSSLFLADFAREQGSEDAYKIYRRNAIILGPATLVTAIIALVVMDPETHWLMQGLIKQFPWFTVSIILFVIGYSSLWWTNKKYDTLGYPRIAVLAIVAQYAFASYAYGVAHLPYIIYPDVTVFTSFTTVETFYALLILYAIGIAILLPGFIFFWNLFLKDRTFLKEK; encoded by the coding sequence GTGCATGAGGAAAGTATTGCAATCATCATCTTATGGGCTCTTATTTTCGTATACAGTATATTAGGGTCCATCGATTTTGGAGCAGGTTTTTGGGGTATGGTATACGCAAAACATCCAACGCTCGCTGCCAAGCTTGCCAATCGATACTTATCACCAACTTGGGAAGTAACAAATACGTTTCTTGTCTTTGTCGTTGTCGCATTCCTTGGTTTTTTTCCTAAAGCAGCCTTTACCCTTGCAACAGTAATGTTCGTACCCGTTATGTTAATTTTAATACTCGTGGCAATTCGCAGTACATTTATGGTATTTGCTTATTCTCTGCCGAAGTACCAACACCTTCTTCGTATTATTTCAGGGATTACAGGGCTCTTAATTCCAGCCCTATTAATTACCGTTTTACCCGTTACAGAAGGTGCCTATATTACAATGTCTGAAGGAAAAGAAGTACTCCTGTATGGAAAACTTCTTTCTAGTCCTGTTATTTATTGTTATATGCTCTTCGGCCTAACTTCGGAACTATTTCTATCCTCTCTCTTTCTTGCTGATTTTGCGAGAGAACAAGGTTCAGAAGATGCATATAAAATTTATAGAAGAAACGCGATCATCCTTGGTCCTGCAACGCTCGTTACGGCGATTATCGCCCTCGTTGTAATGGATCCGGAAACACACTGGCTTATGCAAGGACTAATAAAGCAATTCCCATGGTTTACAGTTTCTATCATTTTATTCGTTATCGGGTACTCTTCTCTTTGGTGGACCAACAAGAAGTATGACACACTAGGATACCCTCGTATTGCCGTTTTAGCAATCGTCGCTCAATATGCATTTGCAAGTTACGCGTACGGCGTGGCGCATTTACCGTATATTATTTATCCTGATGTAACTGTATTTACAAGCTTTACAACGGTCGAAACATTCTATGCATTGCTTATTTTATATGCAATTGGAATTGCAATTTTATTACCAGGATTTATTTTCTTCTGGAATCTATTCTTGAAGGATCGAACTTTTTTGAAGGAAAAATAA
- a CDS encoding arsenic transporter codes for MSIEIWITIIVFFFTMIVIFWRPRGLNEAWPAAIGAGIILITGLVSKPDVMDIISKIGGASITILATIVMAVILESFGFFHWSAAKLANLAKGSGRRLYWYIQLLCFLMTLLFNNDGSILITTPILILLLKNLRLKPHQQIPYLLSGALIATASSAPIGVSNIVNLIALNIVNMTLYMHTAMMFVPATLGLLFMSWLMYTVLKKKLPERLPVSSYDIEEIFFTKNFHPLKGKNSVDTKQKRTRFMLKVLGFVFLMRCLLFVASFLSIPIEIVAVLGSLVLLIWRWYYLRTNPVDILKKTPWHILIFAFSMYVIIYGLHNAGLTTALVNWLEPVVSQHLLYASFTMGGLVSLLSNVFNNHPALMIGTITLTEMGLDPVTLKTIYLANIIGSDIGSLLLPIGTLASLIWMYILKQNKIKVKWKDYLSVSLIVIPLTTVVTLFLLYYWVHLFFTL; via the coding sequence ATGAGCATTGAAATATGGATTACTATTATTGTATTCTTCTTTACGATGATTGTTATCTTTTGGCGGCCTCGTGGTTTAAATGAGGCATGGCCAGCAGCAATTGGTGCTGGCATTATCCTGATTACTGGACTTGTATCAAAACCAGACGTCATGGACATTATCAGTAAAATTGGCGGTGCCTCCATAACAATATTAGCGACCATCGTTATGGCGGTTATATTAGAAAGCTTCGGCTTCTTCCACTGGTCCGCAGCGAAACTTGCAAATTTAGCAAAAGGCTCTGGTCGCCGTTTATACTGGTATATTCAATTATTATGTTTTCTTATGACTCTTTTATTTAATAACGACGGTAGTATTTTAATTACAACTCCAATTTTAATTCTTCTTCTAAAAAACCTTCGATTAAAACCACATCAACAAATTCCTTATTTGTTAAGCGGGGCTTTAATTGCTACTGCATCTAGTGCACCAATTGGTGTAAGTAATATCGTAAACTTAATCGCATTAAATATCGTGAATATGACTCTTTATATGCATACTGCTATGATGTTTGTACCTGCAACATTAGGACTATTATTTATGTCATGGCTTATGTACACAGTTTTAAAGAAAAAACTACCAGAAAGATTACCTGTTTCTTCATATGATATCGAAGAAATATTCTTCACAAAAAACTTCCATCCGTTAAAAGGAAAAAATTCTGTTGATACGAAACAAAAACGGACAAGATTTATGTTGAAAGTATTAGGCTTCGTATTCCTTATGCGCTGTCTTCTATTCGTCGCATCCTTCTTATCTATTCCAATTGAAATTGTTGCAGTACTCGGCTCACTCGTTCTTCTCATCTGGAGATGGTACTACTTACGAACAAATCCTGTCGACATTTTGAAAAAGACACCGTGGCACATTTTAATTTTCGCCTTCTCTATGTACGTCATTATTTACGGGCTTCACAACGCAGGGTTAACAACAGCACTTGTAAATTGGCTTGAACCAGTTGTAAGTCAACATCTACTCTATGCTAGCTTTACGATGGGCGGGCTCGTTTCCCTCCTCTCTAACGTCTTCAATAACCACCCTGCACTTATGATTGGTACAATCACATTAACAGAAATGGGACTAGACCCAGTCACATTAAAAACTATCTACCTCGCAAATATTATTGGTAGTGACATCGGTTCACTATTATTACCAATCGGTACGCTAGCTTCCCTCATTTGGATGTATATACTGAAACAAAACAAAATTAAAGTAAAATGGAAAGACTATTTAAGTGTATCCCTTATCGTTATTCCTCTCACAACAGTCGTCACATTATTCCTCTTATACTACTGGGTACACCTCTTCTTCACCCTATAA
- the thiC gene encoding phosphomethylpyrimidine synthase ThiC produces the protein MKQSVSAEQIELKSSLPGSKKVYVDGPRAGMKVPMREIEQSETNGVSNPPIRVYDTSGPYTDPAYTVELEKGLQAPRHSWILERGDVEAYEGREVKPEDDGVKVASKHTPIFPQMDRQPLRAKQGANVTQMHYARNGIITSEMEYVAIREGVEPEFVRKEIAEGRAILPANINHPEAEPMIIGRNFHVKVNANIGNSAVSSSIAEEVEKMTWATRWGADTIMDLSTGKNIHTTREWIIRNAPVPVGTVPIYQALEKVNGIAEDLTWEVYRDTLIEQAEQGVDYFTIHAGVLLRYIPITAKRTTGIVSRGGSIMAQWCLFHHKENFLYTHFEEICEIMKQYDVSFSLGDGLRPGSIADANDEAQFSELETLGELTKIAWKHDVQVMIEGPGHVPMHLIKENMEKELDICQGAPFYTLGPLTTDIAPGYDHITSAIGAAMIGWFGTAMLCYVTPKEHLGLPNKDDVRTGVITYKIAAHAADLAKGHKTAHQRDDALSKARFEFRWRDQFNLSLDPERAMEYHDETLPAEGAKTAHFCSMCGPKFCSMRISHDIREYAKENDLETTEAIEKGMKEKAKEFKDTGSHLYQ, from the coding sequence ATGAAACAATCTGTTTCAGCTGAGCAAATTGAATTGAAATCGAGTTTACCAGGGAGTAAGAAAGTATATGTGGATGGACCACGCGCAGGGATGAAAGTGCCGATGCGTGAGATTGAACAAAGCGAAACGAACGGCGTCTCAAATCCACCAATCCGTGTGTATGATACGAGCGGTCCTTATACGGATCCGGCGTATACAGTGGAGCTGGAAAAGGGGTTGCAGGCGCCGCGCCACTCTTGGATTCTAGAGCGCGGGGATGTAGAGGCATATGAAGGGCGCGAGGTGAAACCAGAGGATGACGGTGTGAAAGTGGCTTCGAAACATACACCTATTTTCCCGCAAATGGATCGCCAGCCGCTTAGAGCGAAGCAAGGTGCAAATGTTACGCAAATGCATTATGCGCGTAATGGCATTATTACGTCTGAGATGGAATACGTTGCGATTCGTGAAGGCGTAGAGCCTGAGTTTGTTCGTAAGGAAATTGCGGAAGGTCGCGCTATTTTACCAGCAAATATTAACCATCCGGAAGCAGAGCCGATGATTATTGGACGTAATTTCCACGTGAAGGTGAATGCAAATATCGGAAACTCTGCTGTATCTTCTTCTATTGCAGAAGAAGTAGAGAAGATGACGTGGGCTACTCGCTGGGGTGCAGATACGATTATGGATTTATCTACAGGTAAAAACATTCATACGACGCGTGAGTGGATTATTCGTAACGCGCCTGTACCAGTTGGAACTGTACCGATCTATCAAGCGCTTGAAAAGGTAAATGGAATTGCAGAAGATTTAACGTGGGAAGTGTATCGTGATACGTTAATTGAACAAGCGGAGCAAGGCGTGGATTACTTTACGATTCACGCTGGTGTATTACTTCGTTACATTCCAATTACGGCAAAGCGTACGACAGGTATCGTTTCGCGTGGTGGTTCGATTATGGCGCAGTGGTGTTTATTCCATCATAAAGAAAACTTCCTATATACTCATTTTGAAGAGATTTGTGAAATTATGAAGCAGTACGATGTTTCGTTCTCTCTTGGAGATGGATTACGTCCAGGTTCGATTGCAGATGCAAATGACGAGGCACAATTCTCTGAGCTTGAAACACTTGGTGAATTAACGAAAATTGCTTGGAAACATGATGTGCAAGTGATGATTGAAGGACCTGGACATGTACCGATGCATTTAATTAAAGAGAACATGGAAAAAGAGCTTGATATTTGTCAAGGTGCGCCGTTCTATACACTTGGGCCGTTAACGACAGATATTGCACCAGGTTATGACCATATTACATCGGCGATTGGAGCTGCGATGATTGGCTGGTTTGGAACGGCGATGCTTTGTTATGTAACGCCGAAAGAACATTTAGGATTGCCAAATAAAGATGATGTTCGCACGGGGGTTATTACGTACAAGATCGCTGCACATGCAGCTGATCTTGCGAAAGGGCACAAAACGGCTCATCAGCGTGATGATGCACTTTCAAAAGCTCGTTTTGAATTCCGTTGGCGCGATCAATTTAATTTATCTTTAGATCCTGAGCGTGCGATGGAGTATCACGATGAAACATTGCCAGCAGAAGGCGCGAAAACGGCTCATTTCTGTTCCATGTGTGGACCGAAGTTTTGTAGTATGAGAATTTCACATGATATTCGTGAATATGCGAAAGAAAATGATTTAGAAACGACAGAAGCAATTGAAAAAGGGATGAAAGAGAAAGCGAAAGAATTTAAAGACACTGGTAGTCATTTATACCAATAA
- the lldP gene encoding L-lactate permease codes for MNTWTQIYDPFGNIWISAAVALIPIIFFFLALAVFRMKGYVAGFITVVLTILVALFAYKMPFTMAMAATGYGFLYGLWPIAWIIIMSVFLYKISVKTGQFDVIRASVLSITNDHRLLVILIGFSFGAFLEGAAGFGAPVAITAALLAGLGLNPLYAAGLCLIANTAPVAFGAMGIPITVAGQVTGIDPHKIGQMAGHQLPFLSLFVPFFIVFLMDGLKGVRQTWPALLVAGSSFAITQFITATFLGPELPDITSALVSLVSLALFLKVWQPKEIYQSGQANSEVAATTTAASMPKLTFGKVVKAWSPFIVLTVMVVIWSQSFFKALFASGGALESLVFKFEIPGLHNLVMKAEPIVNKPTPYEAILKLDVLSATGTAILIACIISMFILKMNVKDAVVTFKETLSELKMPILSIGFVLGFAFIANYSGLSSTLALALAGTGGLFPFFSPFLGWIGVFLTGSDTSANALFSNLQAITAQQVGVSEVLLVAANTTGGVTGKMISPQSIAIACAAVGLAGKESDLFRFTVKHSLFFVIIVGIMTYVQAYYLTWMIP; via the coding sequence ATGAACACATGGACACAAATTTATGATCCGTTCGGAAACATTTGGATTTCGGCAGCGGTCGCACTTATTCCGATTATCTTTTTTTTCTTAGCTTTAGCAGTTTTCCGCATGAAGGGGTATGTGGCAGGATTTATTACAGTTGTACTTACAATTTTAGTGGCGTTATTCGCTTATAAGATGCCGTTCACGATGGCGATGGCAGCGACTGGATATGGTTTCTTATACGGACTATGGCCAATTGCTTGGATTATCATTATGTCGGTATTTTTATATAAAATTTCTGTGAAAACAGGTCAATTCGATGTGATTCGTGCATCTGTATTATCCATTACGAATGACCATCGTTTACTCGTTATTTTAATCGGTTTTTCATTCGGAGCATTTTTAGAAGGGGCAGCAGGATTTGGTGCACCAGTAGCGATTACGGCAGCACTTCTTGCAGGGCTTGGATTAAATCCTTTATATGCAGCGGGTCTTTGTTTAATTGCAAATACGGCACCAGTAGCGTTCGGAGCGATGGGAATTCCGATTACCGTTGCTGGACAAGTAACAGGTATTGATCCACATAAAATCGGACAAATGGCTGGACATCAATTACCGTTCTTATCATTATTTGTTCCATTCTTTATCGTATTTTTAATGGACGGGTTGAAAGGGGTAAGACAAACGTGGCCTGCTTTACTTGTAGCAGGTAGCTCATTTGCAATTACACAGTTTATTACAGCGACATTTTTAGGGCCGGAACTTCCGGATATTACATCGGCACTTGTAAGTTTAGTTAGTTTGGCGCTGTTCTTAAAAGTATGGCAACCGAAAGAAATTTATCAATCCGGGCAAGCAAATAGTGAAGTAGCAGCAACAACGACAGCAGCATCGATGCCGAAATTAACGTTTGGAAAAGTAGTGAAGGCATGGTCTCCATTTATCGTATTAACGGTTATGGTAGTCATTTGGAGCCAAAGTTTCTTTAAAGCATTATTTGCTTCAGGAGGCGCGTTAGAAAGTCTTGTATTTAAGTTTGAAATTCCAGGATTGCACAATTTGGTAATGAAAGCAGAGCCAATCGTAAATAAACCGACGCCTTATGAGGCGATTTTGAAGCTTGATGTATTATCAGCAACTGGAACAGCGATTTTAATTGCTTGCATCATTTCCATGTTTATTTTGAAAATGAATGTAAAAGATGCAGTAGTGACATTTAAAGAAACGTTAAGCGAATTAAAAATGCCAATTCTATCTATTGGATTCGTATTAGGATTTGCATTTATCGCAAACTATTCTGGCCTATCTTCTACTTTAGCGTTAGCACTAGCAGGAACTGGCGGATTATTCCCGTTCTTCTCACCATTCCTAGGCTGGATTGGCGTATTCTTAACAGGTTCCGATACGTCAGCGAATGCATTATTCTCAAATCTACAAGCAATTACAGCACAACAAGTTGGCGTATCTGAAGTGCTTCTCGTTGCAGCAAATACAACGGGCGGTGTAACAGGTAAAATGATTTCTCCACAATCAATTGCGATTGCTTGTGCGGCAGTTGGACTTGCTGGAAAAGAATCAGATTTATTCCGCTTTACAGTGAAGCATAGTTTATTCTTCGTAATTATTGTTGGTATTATGACGTATGTACAGGCATATTATTTAACGTGGATGATTCCGTAA
- a CDS encoding DUF4870 domain-containing protein — translation MNGNKILAALSYFSVLFAPILFPIIVWIVGDAETKPHAKRALWTHIIPSIATFIGLTILGIMGLGSDQADVTLGIGAMIVLCICGIISLYYFIWNIVKGIKVLKA, via the coding sequence ATGAACGGAAACAAAATATTAGCTGCTTTATCATACTTTAGTGTACTATTTGCCCCTATCTTATTCCCTATTATCGTTTGGATTGTAGGCGATGCTGAAACAAAACCACATGCAAAACGTGCTCTATGGACACACATCATTCCAAGTATCGCTACATTCATCGGCTTAACTATTTTAGGAATTATGGGGCTTGGATCTGATCAAGCAGATGTAACACTTGGAATCGGTGCAATGATTGTCTTATGTATTTGCGGAATCATCAGCTTATACTACTTCATTTGGAACATTGTGAAAGGCATTAAAGTACTGAAAGCTTAA
- a CDS encoding metal-binding protein — MPSGRTHTKINLISLPVVLFLLFSYGLTNFDFLLTFAIGFLVGTSFLTPDLDTYSNAYNKWGFLRIFWYPYKKVMPHRSFFTHTIILGDVIRIAYMLIVFSPFLFLLNVIALDGNLIEIAEKHEVEIVTFVMGIVVASTLHIIADKVNTRRKKMMRKKKKRRR; from the coding sequence ATGCCATCAGGAAGAACGCATACGAAAATAAACTTAATATCCCTTCCGGTTGTTTTGTTTCTGCTCTTTTCGTATGGATTAACAAATTTTGATTTTTTATTAACTTTTGCAATTGGCTTTTTAGTAGGTACTTCATTTTTAACGCCGGATTTGGATACGTATAGTAATGCGTATAATAAATGGGGATTCCTGCGTATATTTTGGTATCCGTATAAGAAGGTCATGCCGCATCGCTCCTTCTTTACACATACAATTATACTTGGTGATGTGATTCGTATTGCATACATGTTAATTGTATTTTCTCCGTTTTTATTCCTATTAAATGTAATCGCACTTGACGGGAATTTAATAGAAATTGCGGAGAAACATGAGGTTGAAATTGTAACGTTCGTAATGGGAATTGTCGTGGCAAGCACGCTTCACATTATAGCGGATAAAGTGAATACGCGCCGCAAGAAAATGATGAGAAAAAAGAAGAAACGCAGAAGATAA
- a CDS encoding YkvA family protein: MEQKFSVEAFWKKVKHVAKQAGQSVIYASLLLFYVLQKPDVPKRVKIIVIGALAYFIAPIDAIPDFVAGIGYTDDLGALMAALLQASLYVNEDVKDKARVKLAEWFGSDIDTSFIDQKLDQ, encoded by the coding sequence ATGGAACAAAAATTTTCAGTTGAAGCGTTTTGGAAGAAAGTAAAACATGTTGCAAAGCAAGCAGGGCAGTCGGTCATTTATGCAAGTTTATTATTGTTTTACGTTTTGCAGAAACCGGATGTTCCAAAACGAGTGAAAATTATTGTAATTGGGGCGCTTGCTTATTTTATTGCACCGATTGATGCGATTCCAGATTTCGTTGCTGGAATTGGTTATACGGATGATTTAGGGGCGTTAATGGCTGCACTATTACAAGCGTCGTTATACGTCAATGAAGATGTGAAAGATAAGGCACGAGTGAAGTTGGCAGAATGGTTTGGTTCGGATATAGACACATCCTTTATCGATCAGAAATTAGATCAATAG
- a CDS encoding LTA synthase family protein: MKETLKSQFQNVRFTVFVALALWLKTYLITRTSFDLKLESFMQEFILFLSPLAASLLLVGLALFAKGKKRNYIALGISFVLTIVLVGNVMFYGFYNDFVTLPVLGQTSNFGSLGSSVKELFNYKIILAFADIIVFFILLKKMKNFAPTERVARPMRSLYFVSTIAIFFANLGLAEAERPELLTRSFDRVMLVKNLGLYVHQVYDLGLQAKSSSQKAFADGSKLQETENYVKTTQSKPDPNMFGTAKGKNVIVVSLESLQTFLIGATVNGQEVTPFLNQFTKESYYFDNFFHQTGQGKTSDAEFLVDTSMYPLDRGAVFFTHGNNEYTATPEILREQGYHTSVFHANNATFWNRNIMYPALGYDRYYNELDYKITPETKLNWGLKDIEYFDQSIDMLKEVKQPFYTRFLTLTNHYPFTYDESTKLIDEYNSGDGVFDRYMVTARYLDEAMKHFIERLKAEGIYDNSVIVFYGDHYGISENHNRAMAQFLGKEEITAFDHMNLQKTPMFIHVPGQKEGKTISKPTGEIDIKPTILNLLGVDSTNQIQFGHDVFSPENKGFVVLRDGSFVTDKYMYTNSTFYDRNTGEVVQLPKEESQPLIDRAQNELNMSDKIIEGDLLRFSESNKTKTGEVKTAIKEEKKSAE, from the coding sequence ATGAAAGAAACCTTGAAATCACAATTTCAAAATGTGCGTTTCACTGTATTCGTAGCTTTAGCCTTATGGTTGAAGACATACCTTATTACACGCACAAGCTTTGATTTAAAACTTGAATCTTTCATGCAAGAATTCATTTTATTCCTTAGCCCATTAGCAGCATCATTACTGCTTGTTGGTCTTGCATTATTTGCAAAAGGGAAAAAACGTAACTATATAGCACTTGGAATTAGTTTTGTTTTAACAATCGTTCTTGTTGGTAACGTAATGTTCTACGGATTCTACAATGACTTCGTTACTTTACCAGTACTAGGACAAACATCTAACTTCGGAAGTTTAGGTTCTAGTGTAAAAGAATTGTTTAACTACAAAATTATCCTTGCATTTGCTGATATTATCGTATTCTTTATTTTATTGAAGAAGATGAAGAATTTTGCACCGACAGAACGTGTAGCACGCCCAATGCGTTCCCTATACTTCGTGTCAACAATTGCTATTTTCTTCGCAAACTTAGGACTGGCAGAAGCTGAACGTCCAGAACTATTAACTCGTTCATTCGACCGCGTTATGCTTGTTAAAAACTTAGGTTTATATGTACACCAAGTATATGATCTTGGCTTACAAGCAAAATCAAGTTCACAAAAAGCATTTGCTGACGGTAGTAAATTACAGGAAACAGAGAACTACGTAAAAACAACGCAAAGCAAACCAGATCCAAATATGTTTGGTACTGCAAAAGGGAAAAACGTAATTGTCGTCTCTCTTGAGTCATTACAAACATTCTTAATTGGTGCAACAGTTAACGGACAAGAAGTTACACCATTCTTAAACCAATTTACGAAAGAAAGTTATTACTTTGATAACTTCTTCCATCAAACTGGTCAAGGAAAAACATCTGACGCTGAATTCTTAGTAGATACTTCAATGTATCCACTAGACCGTGGTGCTGTATTCTTCACACATGGTAATAACGAATATACAGCAACTCCAGAAATTTTACGTGAGCAAGGATATCACACATCGGTATTCCACGCGAACAACGCAACGTTCTGGAACCGTAACATTATGTATCCGGCACTTGGTTATGATCGTTACTACAACGAACTTGACTACAAGATTACACCAGAAACAAAATTAAATTGGGGATTAAAAGATATCGAATACTTCGATCAATCTATCGATATGTTAAAAGAAGTGAAGCAACCGTTCTATACTCGCTTCCTTACTTTAACAAACCATTACCCATTCACTTATGATGAAAGTACGAAATTAATCGATGAATACAATTCTGGTGATGGCGTATTTGACCGTTACATGGTAACTGCTCGCTATTTAGACGAAGCAATGAAACACTTTATTGAGCGTCTAAAAGCAGAAGGTATTTACGACAACTCAGTTATCGTATTCTACGGTGATCACTATGGTATTTCTGAAAACCATAACCGTGCAATGGCACAGTTCTTAGGAAAAGAAGAAATTACGGCATTTGACCATATGAACTTACAAAAAACACCGATGTTTATTCACGTTCCTGGTCAAAAAGAAGGTAAAACAATTTCAAAACCAACTGGTGAAATTGACATTAAACCAACTATTCTAAACTTACTTGGTGTAGATTCTACGAATCAAATTCAATTTGGTCATGATGTATTCTCACCAGAAAATAAAGGATTTGTTGTTCTTCGTGACGGTAGCTTCGTTACAGATAAGTACATGTACACGAACAGTACATTCTACGATCGTAATACTGGCGAAGTTGTACAATTACCAAAAGAAGAATCTCAACCACTCATTGATCGTGCCCAAAATGAGTTGAACATGTCTGACAAAATCATTGAAGGTGACTTACTTCGCTTCTCTGAAAGCAACAAGACCAAAACTGGTGAAGTAAAGACAGCTATTAAAGAAGAAAAGAAGAGCGCTGAGTAA
- a CDS encoding D-amino-acid transaminase: MGRKLAYERFVLWNDAVIDTTKQKTYIELEERGLQFGDGVYEVIRLYKGNFHLLDPHITRLYRSMEEIELTLPFSKAELITLLYKLIENNNFHEDGTIYLQVSRGVQARTHTFSYDVPPTIYAYITKKERPALWIEYGVRAISEPDTRWLRCDIKSLNLLPNILAATKAERKGCKEALFVRNGTVTEGSCSNFFLIKNGTLYTHPANHLILNGIIRQYVLSLAKTLRIPVQEELFSVRDVYQADECFFTGTTIEILPMTHLDGTAIQDGQVGPITKMLQRSFSQSLLQSNMSSS; the protein is encoded by the coding sequence ATGGGACGAAAATTGGCATATGAAAGATTTGTACTTTGGAATGATGCAGTTATTGATACAACGAAACAAAAAACTTACATAGAACTTGAAGAAAGAGGCTTACAGTTTGGAGATGGTGTCTATGAGGTTATTCGCCTATACAAAGGAAACTTTCACTTATTAGATCCGCACATCACAAGATTATATCGCTCCATGGAAGAAATAGAATTAACACTCCCTTTCTCAAAAGCAGAACTTATTACCCTACTTTATAAACTAATTGAAAATAATAATTTCCACGAAGATGGCACTATTTATTTACAAGTATCTCGTGGTGTACAAGCTCGTACCCATACATTCTCATATGACGTCCCTCCGACAATCTATGCCTATATTACAAAGAAAGAAAGACCAGCATTATGGATTGAATATGGTGTACGCGCTATATCAGAACCAGATACGCGCTGGCTACGCTGTGATATCAAATCATTAAATTTATTACCAAATATATTAGCTGCTACGAAAGCCGAGCGCAAAGGTTGTAAGGAGGCACTTTTCGTACGAAATGGTACTGTAACTGAGGGCAGCTGTTCTAACTTCTTTCTAATCAAAAACGGGACCCTTTACACACATCCAGCTAATCACCTTATTTTAAATGGCATTATTCGTCAATATGTCCTTTCTTTAGCGAAAACCCTTCGCATTCCTGTACAAGAAGAGCTTTTCAGCGTTCGGGATGTTTATCAAGCCGATGAATGTTTCTTTACAGGAACGACGATTGAAATTTTGCCGATGACTCATCTTGATGGAACGGCAATCCAAGATGGTCAAGTTGGCCCTATTACTAAAATGCTACAAAGATCCTTTTCTCAAAGCTTGTTACAATCCAATATGTCATCTTCTTAA